Proteins co-encoded in one Bacteroidota bacterium genomic window:
- a CDS encoding HlyC/CorC family transporter, protein MDYYSSWLIILITVALSAFFSGIEIAFITASKLRIELKSKQGSFIARILSVYVKEPSRFISTTLVGNNIVLVIYGIFMGAVLEGAIRGILPVSYQNEAVILLVQTFISTAFVLVFGEFLPKILFRSNPDQMLFGFALLFQGFYYLFIPVSRLVEWISVNIIALVTRVRPQKQKSYAFTRLDLDHYITESANMDLEEDADIDAEMFKNALDFDKLKARDCMVPRTEVVAIELEEPIDELYKLFLESGHSKILVYKDSIDNIIGYVHQVDMFKHPKQIKNILIPIIMVTESAPANELLKKFTAERKSIALILDEFGGTAGIVTLEDVIEEIIGDIDDEHDVEELLEKELGNGEYEFSARLEVDYLNENYTLEIPEGDYDTLGGFIISHHEDIPDAGETLTIEHFEITILKKEGARIDEVRLKVLEQEE, encoded by the coding sequence ATGGACTATTATAGTAGTTGGCTTATAATACTTATCACCGTTGCCCTTTCGGCCTTCTTTTCAGGAATAGAAATAGCTTTTATCACTGCAAGCAAACTGCGCATTGAGTTAAAAAGCAAACAAGGCTCTTTTATAGCCCGCATTCTTTCGGTGTATGTTAAAGAACCTTCACGGTTTATCAGTACTACACTGGTAGGCAACAACATTGTGCTGGTTATTTACGGTATTTTTATGGGTGCTGTTTTAGAAGGTGCCATCCGCGGAATTTTACCTGTAAGCTACCAAAACGAAGCTGTGATACTGCTGGTACAAACCTTTATTTCTACCGCTTTTGTATTGGTATTCGGTGAGTTCTTGCCCAAAATACTTTTTCGCTCTAACCCCGACCAAATGTTGTTTGGTTTTGCCTTGCTGTTTCAAGGGTTTTACTATCTGTTCATTCCCGTTTCAAGGTTGGTAGAGTGGATTTCGGTAAACATCATTGCCCTTGTAACCCGTGTACGCCCGCAAAAACAAAAAAGCTACGCTTTTACACGACTAGACCTTGACCACTACATTACCGAGAGTGCTAATATGGATTTGGAAGAGGACGCCGATATTGATGCGGAAATGTTTAAAAACGCCCTCGACTTTGATAAGCTAAAGGCAAGGGATTGCATGGTGCCTCGCACCGAAGTGGTGGCTATTGAGTTAGAAGAACCGATTGACGAACTGTATAAACTTTTTTTAGAGAGCGGCCATAGCAAAATACTGGTGTACAAAGACAGTATTGATAACATTATCGGCTATGTGCATCAGGTGGATATGTTTAAACATCCTAAACAGATAAAGAACATACTTATCCCGATTATCATGGTTACTGAATCGGCACCGGCCAACGAGTTGCTGAAAAAATTTACTGCCGAACGTAAAAGTATCGCACTGATACTGGATGAATTTGGAGGCACAGCAGGGATTGTTACTCTTGAGGATGTGATTGAAGAGATTATTGGGGATATTGACGATGAACACGATGTGGAGGAGTTGCTTGAAAAAGAATTGGGCAACGGTGAGTATGAATTTTCAGCAAGGTTGGAAGTGGATTATCTGAACGAAAACTATACGCTTGAGATACCCGAAGGGGATTATGACACCTTGGGCGGGTTTATTATCTCGCACCACGAAGACATACCCGACGCAGGTGAAACCCTTACTATTGAGCATTTTGAAATTACCATTCTGAAAAAAGAAGGTGCCCGCATTGATGAGGTACGGTTAAAAGTATTAGAGCAAGAGGAGTAA